A window of the Cystobacter fuscus genome harbors these coding sequences:
- a CDS encoding DUF6184 family natural product biosynthesis lipoprotein, translating to MVVGVAGLLGCGSTIADITDKQSDAVNAVADSTCDRYDECGEIASGKKYTTRDECMTAEKGNWNSRWPVAECDNRINGDKLQFCLDAIAATSCTNVLDQINTALAKCPQSDVCSGD from the coding sequence ATGGTCGTCGGTGTGGCGGGCCTCCTCGGTTGCGGTTCGACCATCGCCGACATCACCGACAAGCAGTCGGACGCGGTGAACGCGGTGGCCGACAGCACGTGCGACCGCTACGACGAATGCGGCGAGATCGCCTCCGGGAAGAAGTACACCACGCGCGACGAGTGCATGACCGCGGAGAAGGGCAACTGGAACAGCCGCTGGCCCGTGGCGGAGTGTGACAACCGCATCAACGGAGACAAGCTCCAGTTCTGTCTGGACGCCATCGCCGCGACGTCGTGTACCAACGTGCTCGATCAGATCAACACGGCCCTCGCCAAGTGCCCGCAGTCCGACGTGTGCAGCGGGGACTGA